The nucleotide window AAGCTCTTGTAATTGAATCAAAATTTCTTATCCCCCTAATATTCCTATGTGCAGGCACGCCCTATCTGTTTTTGCAGATCTTTGTATTAATGCTTACTGCCCTTTGTATTTCCATTTTATTTCTGGTGCCACAGGCTGTTGTATTTACTGATATTAGTCTTGAGAAAGCTGTCGAGTTCAATGACTACTGCCACAACCACCTTCCTCCAATCTCGTTTATCAAGGCTGATGTTAGAGGTCTTTTTGGTTCTGTGTTTTGCGACTTTGGGCCTGATTTCACAGTTTTGGATGTCGATGGAGAGGAACCTCACACTGGCATAATTGCTTCCATTAGCAATGACAATCCTGCTATAGTTTCATGCGTGGATGATGAAAGGCTTGAGTTTCAGGATGGGGATCTTGTTGTGTTCTCCGAAGTTCACGGAATGACTGAATTGAATGATGGGAAACCAAGGAGGATTAAAAGTGCCAGGCCATATTCATTTGTTCTTGAGGACGACACCACAAATTTTGGGCAATATCATAAAGGCGGTATTGTCACACAGGCGAAACAGCAAAAGGTTTTGAACTTCAAGCCGTTGAGAGAAGCGCTTAAAGATCCTGGTGATTTCCTTTTGAGTGATTTCTCAAAGTTTGATCGCCAGCCTCTTCTGCACATAGCATTCCAAGCATTGGATAAGTTTGTGTCTGAGATGGGTCGGTTCCCTGTTGCCGGTTCAGAGGAAGACGCTCAGAAATTTATCTCTCTGGTTAGCAATACCAATGAGAGTTTGGGAGATGGGAAAGTGGAAGATATCAACCCAACACTTCTACGACATTTCGCATTTGGTGCTAGGGCTGTACTGAATCCCATGGCTGCTATGTTTGGTGGTATTGTTGGGCAAGAAGTTGTCAAAGCATGCTCTGGAAAGTTTCATCCTCTTTATCAGGTTTCAGTTTGTTCTTgttctatttttcattttgattgctGCAGCTTATTGGCTGAAGTGTTTTGCTTTTTTCTCAATGCATGCTTCCCCTCTCTCGCACACGTGCATACACATGCCCCTAAAATGTGCATATTGATATGCATGCTGCTTCCACTATTCTATGGATTGTAATTCCAATTCGCAAACAGTTCCTTTGCTGAGTGTTCTACCATGTATACACTTCTAGACTAATTGTTTCACTTGTTTAACTGGAGTTTTTCATTATTTGCGCAGAGCTATGAGCTTTATTCCATAAGTCGGATTGCTCTCTTCTACTGAccatctctcttctttttttgggcaGTTCATTTATTTTGATTCTGCGGAGTCTCTTCCTACAGAAACTCTGGATGCCAGTGATTTTAAGCCATTGAACAGTCGTTATGATGCACAAATTTCAGTGTTTGGGTCAAGGCTTCAGAAGAAGCTAGAGGATGCTAAGGTATTCATAGTAGGATCGGGGGCACTGGGATGTGAGTTACTGAAGAATGTAGCACTTATGGGAGTTTCATGTGGCAAACAAGGAAAACTGGCAGTCACTGACGATGATGTCATTGAGAAAAGTAATCTCAGTCGGCAGTTTCTTTTCCGTGATTGGAACATTGGTCAGGCCAAGTCCACTGTtgcttctgctgctgctgcatcAATAAACCCTCGTCTTAATATTGAAGCCTTACAGAATCGTGTGGGTCCTGAAACTGAAAATGTATTCGATGATAGCTTTTGGGAGAGCTTAAGTGTGGCTATTAATGCATTGGACAACGTAAATGCAAGATTGTATGTTGACCAGAGGTGTTTATACTTTCAGAAACCGCTTCTCGAGTCGGGTACACTCGGTGCCAAATGCAATACACAGATGGTTATCCCTCACCTTACAGAAAACTATGGTGCTTCCAGAGACCCTCCTGAGAAACAAGCACCGATGTGCACTTTGCACTCTTTCCCACATAACATTGATCACTGCTTGACATGGGCTCGATCTGAATTCGAGGGTTTGTTTGAGAAAACTCCTACTGAGGTGAATGCCTTTCTGTCTAACCCAGCTGAGTACAATGCTGCAATGATAAATGCTGGTGATGCTCAGGCAAGGGACACCTTGGAGCGTGTTCTTGAGTGCCTGGACAAAGACAGATGTCTGACATTCCAAGATTGCATTGCATGGGCTCGTCTAAGGTATGTTCTGTGGGAATGAGCTCGTTATCCCTTTCTGTTAAATAAGATGATTATTGTAGTATCATGTATTGACATTGTTTATCTTCTGTGTGTAGATTTGAAGATTATTATGCACATCGTGTTAAGCAGTTGATTTATACATTTCCTGAAGATGCTGCGACCAGCAACGGGGCTCTGTTCTGGTCAGCCCCAAAGCGATTTCCTCGTCCACTTCACTTCTCAACTTCTGATCCCAGTTATCTTCATTTTGTAATGGCAGCATCCATACTGTATGCAGAGATATTTGGCATCCCTGTTCCTGACTGGGTCAAGCATCCAAAGGTGTTGGCTGCTGCTATTGAGAAAGTCATAGTCCCAGAA belongs to Tripterygium wilfordii isolate XIE 37 chromosome 2, ASM1340144v1, whole genome shotgun sequence and includes:
- the LOC120011430 gene encoding ubiquitin-activating enzyme E1 1-like isoform X3; the encoded protein is MLTALCISILFLVPQAVVFTDISLEKAVEFNDYCHNHLPPISFIKADVRGLFGSVFCDFGPDFTVLDVDGEEPHTGIIASISNDNPAIVSCVDDERLEFQDGDLVVFSEVHGMTELNDGKPRRIKSARPYSFVLEDDTTNFGQYHKGGIVTQAKQQKVLNFKPLREALKDPGDFLLSDFSKFDRQPLLHIAFQALDKFVSEMGRFPVAGSEEDAQKFISLVSNTNESLGDGKVEDINPTLLRHFAFGARAVLNPMAAMFGGIVGQEVVKACSGKFHPLYQFIYFDSAESLPTETLDASDFKPLNSRYDAQISVFGSRLQKKLEDAKVFIVGSGALGCELLKNVALMGVSCGKQGKLAVTDDDVIEKSNLSRQFLFRDWNIGQAKSTVASAAAASINPRLNIEALQNRVGPETENVFDDSFWESLSVAINALDNVNARLYVDQRCLYFQKPLLESGTLGAKCNTQMVIPHLTENYGASRDPPEKQAPMCTLHSFPHNIDHCLTWARSEFEGLFEKTPTEVNAFLSNPAEYNAAMINAGDAQARDTLERVLECLDKDRCLTFQDCIAWARLRFEDYYAHRVKQLIYTFPEDAATSNGALFWSAPKRFPRPLHFSTSDPSYLHFVMAASILYAEIFGIPVPDWVKHPKVLAAAIEKVIVPEFQPKKDAKIVTDETATSISTSSVDDAAVIQALITRLEECRKTLPAGFKLKPIQFEKDDDTNFHMDVIAGLANMRARNYSIPEVDKLKAKFIAGRIIPAIATSTAMATGLVCLELYKVLDGGHKLEDYRNTFANLALPLFSMAEPVPPKVIKHRDMSWTVWDRWIIRDNPTLRGLIQWLKDKGLNAYSISCGSSLLYNSMFPRHKERMDRKVVDLAVEVAKVELPPYRQHFDVVVACEDDEDNDIDIPLISIYFR
- the LOC120011430 gene encoding ubiquitin-activating enzyme E1 1-like isoform X2; translated protein: MLPKKRAVEEVVVEEGASNKKKENSESNTIKIRCVATTANDSSSGSIIVNNSNNHHHSSSTNSSGTIEPPIMAPGGLNQQDIDEDLHSRQLAVYGRETMRRLFASNILVSGMQGLGAEIAKNLILAGVKSVTLHDEGDVEFWDLSSNFVFSENDVGKNRALASVQELQELNNAVVISTLTTKLTKEQLSDFQAVVFTDISLEKAVEFNDYCHNHLPPISFIKADVRGLFGSVFCDFGPDFTVLDVDGEEPHTGIIASISNDNPAIVSCVDDERLEFQDGDLVVFSEVHGMTELNDGKPRRIKSARPYSFVLEDDTTNFGQYHKGGIVTQAKQQKVLNFKPLREALKDPGDFLLSDFSKFDRQPLLHIAFQALDKFVSEMGRFPVAGSEEDAQKFISLVSNTNESLGDGKVEDINPTLLRHFAFGARAVLNPMAAMFGGIVGQEVVKACSGKFHPLYQFIYFDSAESLPTETLDASDFKPLNSRYDAQISVFGSRLQKKLEDAKVFIVGSGALGCELLKNVALMGVSCGKQGKLAVTDDDVIEKSNLSRQFLFRDWNIGQAKSTVASAAAASINPRLNIEALQNRVGPETENVFDDSFWESLSVAINALDNVNARLYVDQRCLYFQKPLLESGTLGAKCNTQMVIPHLTENYGASRDPPEKQAPMCTLHSFPHNIDHCLTWARSEFEGLFEKTPTEVNAFLSNPAEYNAAMINAGDAQARDTLERVLECLDKDRCLTFQDCIAWARLRFEDYYAHRVKQLIYTFPEDAATSNGALFWSAPKRFPRPLHFSTSDPSYLHFVMAASILYAEIFGIPVPDWVKHPKVLAAAIEKVIVPEFQPKKDAKIVTDETATSISTSSVDDAAVIQALITRLEECRKTLPAGFKLKPIQFEKDDDTNFHMDVIAGLANMRARNYSIPEVDKLKAKFIAGRIIPAIATSTAMATGLVCLELYKVLDGGHKLEDYRNTFANLALPLFSMAEPVPPKVIKHRDMSWTVWDRWIIRDNPTLRGLIQWLKDKGLNAYSISCGSSLLYNSMFPRHKERMDRKVVDLAVEVAKVELPPYRQHFDVVVACEDDEDNDIDIPLISIYFR
- the LOC120011430 gene encoding ubiquitin-activating enzyme E1 1-like isoform X1, translating into MFEKFGVKLGLGLGLGLGFIMAMVPIFLGNSYLNTCVVLVISMGFCGVLGSLLHFMLPKKRAVEEVVVEEGASNKKKENSESNTIKIRCVATTANDSSSGSIIVNNSNNHHHSSSTNSSGTIEPPIMAPGGLNQQDIDEDLHSRQLAVYGRETMRRLFASNILVSGMQGLGAEIAKNLILAGVKSVTLHDEGDVEFWDLSSNFVFSENDVGKNRALASVQELQELNNAVVISTLTTKLTKEQLSDFQAVVFTDISLEKAVEFNDYCHNHLPPISFIKADVRGLFGSVFCDFGPDFTVLDVDGEEPHTGIIASISNDNPAIVSCVDDERLEFQDGDLVVFSEVHGMTELNDGKPRRIKSARPYSFVLEDDTTNFGQYHKGGIVTQAKQQKVLNFKPLREALKDPGDFLLSDFSKFDRQPLLHIAFQALDKFVSEMGRFPVAGSEEDAQKFISLVSNTNESLGDGKVEDINPTLLRHFAFGARAVLNPMAAMFGGIVGQEVVKACSGKFHPLYQFIYFDSAESLPTETLDASDFKPLNSRYDAQISVFGSRLQKKLEDAKVFIVGSGALGCELLKNVALMGVSCGKQGKLAVTDDDVIEKSNLSRQFLFRDWNIGQAKSTVASAAAASINPRLNIEALQNRVGPETENVFDDSFWESLSVAINALDNVNARLYVDQRCLYFQKPLLESGTLGAKCNTQMVIPHLTENYGASRDPPEKQAPMCTLHSFPHNIDHCLTWARSEFEGLFEKTPTEVNAFLSNPAEYNAAMINAGDAQARDTLERVLECLDKDRCLTFQDCIAWARLRFEDYYAHRVKQLIYTFPEDAATSNGALFWSAPKRFPRPLHFSTSDPSYLHFVMAASILYAEIFGIPVPDWVKHPKVLAAAIEKVIVPEFQPKKDAKIVTDETATSISTSSVDDAAVIQALITRLEECRKTLPAGFKLKPIQFEKDDDTNFHMDVIAGLANMRARNYSIPEVDKLKAKFIAGRIIPAIATSTAMATGLVCLELYKVLDGGHKLEDYRNTFANLALPLFSMAEPVPPKVIKHRDMSWTVWDRWIIRDNPTLRGLIQWLKDKGLNAYSISCGSSLLYNSMFPRHKERMDRKVVDLAVEVAKVELPPYRQHFDVVVACEDDEDNDIDIPLISIYFR